One stretch of Myxocyprinus asiaticus isolate MX2 ecotype Aquarium Trade chromosome 23, UBuf_Myxa_2, whole genome shotgun sequence DNA includes these proteins:
- the LOC127413717 gene encoding 28S ribosomal protein S6, mitochondrial-like has product MPRYELCVILKAMQKPETAAVLRRAVETLFERGAVVRSLENLGERRLPYKISKHDCRHTHGGYFSVDFHASPKIVSGLLEQLERDIDILRPTVLRKDFELSKAQCCGPPPANVKSASN; this is encoded by the coding sequence ATGCCGAGGTATGAGCTGTGTGTGATCCTGAAGGCGATGCAGAAGCCGGAGACTGCGGCTGTCCTGCGGCGCGCGGTGGAGACTCTGTTCGAGCGCGGCGCGGTGGTTCGGAGTCTGGAGAACCTCGGCGAGCGAAGACTGCCATACAAGATCTCCAAACACGACTGTCGCCACACGCACGGCGGATACTTCTCCGTCGACTTCCACGCCTCGCCCAAAATCGTCAGCGGGCTTTTAGAGCAACTTGAACGGGACATTGACATTTTGCGTCCCACAGTTTTAAGAAAAGACTTTGAGCTTTCCAAGGCGCAGTGCTGTGGTCCTCCACCTGCCAATGTAAAGAGTGCCTCGAATTAA